The following coding sequences lie in one Hippopotamus amphibius kiboko isolate mHipAmp2 chromosome 7, mHipAmp2.hap2, whole genome shotgun sequence genomic window:
- the LOC130856438 gene encoding heterogeneous nuclear ribonucleoprotein A1-like, with translation MSKSESPKQPEQLRKLFVGGLSFETTYESLRSHFEPWGTLTDCVVMRDPNTKRSRGFGCVTYATVEEVDAARNARPHKRDRRVVEPKRAVSREDSQRPGAHVTVKKIFAGGIKKYHTVNGHNCEGRKTLSKQEMASASSSQRGRSGSGNFGGGRGGGFGGNDNFGCGGNVSGRGGFGGSRGGGGYGGRGDGCNGFGNDGSNFGGGGSYNDFGNYNNQSSNFGPTKGGNFGGRCSGPYGSGGQYFAKP, from the exons ATGTCTAAGTCAGAGTCTCCCAAACAGCCCGAACAGCTGCGGAAGCTCTTCGTTGGAGGTTTGAGCTTTGAAACCACCTATGAGAGTCTGAGGAGCCATTTTGAGCCATGGGGAACGCTCACAGACTGTGTGGTAATGAGGGATCCAAACACGAAGCGCTCCAGAGGCTTTGGGTGTGTCACCTATGCCACTGTGGAGGAGGTGGACGCGGCTAGAAATGCAAGGCCACACAAGAGGGACAGAAGAGTTGTGGAACCAAAGAGGGCCGtctcaagagaagattctcaaagacctggtgcccacgtaactgtgaaaaagatttttgctggtggcattaaa AAATACCACACTGTGAATGGCCACAACTGTGAAGGAAGGAAAACCCTatctaagcaagagatggctagtgctTCATCGAGTCAAAGAGGTCGAAGTGGTTCTGGAAACTTTGGTGGTGGTCGtggaggtggttttggtgggaatgacaacTTTGGTTGTGGAGGAAACGTCAGTGGTCgaggtggctttggtggcagccgcggtggtggtggatatggtggCCGTGGGGATGGCTGTAATGGATTTGGTAATGATGGAAgcaattttggaggtggtggaagctacaatgattttggcaattacaacaatcaatcttcaaattttggacccaCGAAAGGAGGAAACTTTGGAGGCAGATGTTCTGGCCCCTATGGCAGTGGAGGCCAATACTTTGCCAAACCATGA